A region of the bacterium genome:
AGGAACAGGGCCTGAACGAGGGCGGCCAGCAGGGCGGCGAAGAAGAAGCCGGCCCATATCTTGTTCAGCATGCGTCCTCCCGGTTGCCGTCGAGTCTAGCGGCGGGGTTCGGCACTGTCATGGTCTATGTTGAGATGTGCGCCGAACTGTGGGATGCTCGGACCGGAGGTTCCGCCGATGAACGACGTTTTCCGTACCCTGCTCCAGCCCAATCCGGCGGGGCACCTGCCCCTGGTCGACACCACGGCCTGGCTCCACCCCACCGCCCAGCTCATCGGCAAGGTGCGCGTGGGCGCCGACGTGATGATCTGCGCCAACGCCGTGCTTCGCGCCGACGAGACGACCGAGGACGGACGTGTCGCGCCGGTGGAGATCGGGCCGGGCAGCAACGTCCAGGAGGGCGCGATCGTGCACGCCCTGGCCGGCACGCCGGTGGTGGTGGGCCAGGGCGTCAGTCTCGCCCACGGCTGCGTGGTGCACGGGCCCTGTCTGGTGTCCGACGGCTGCTTCGTGGGCTTCCGCGCCGTGGTCTTCCACGCCAACCTGGGCGAGGGGGTCATGGTGTCGGCCGGCGCCGTGGTGCAGGGCGTGGACCTGCCGGCCGGGGTGCACGTGCCGCCGGGCGCGGCCGTGACCACCGAGGAGGAGGTGGCGGTCCTGCGCCGGGTCACGCCCGAGGAACGGGCCCTGCTGGACGCCATCGCGGCGGAGAACCAGGAACTGCTGACGGGCTACCGGCGTGTATTCGCAGGAGGCTAGGGGACCATGAGATCCATACTCGACATCTTCGGCTGGCTGGCGGTGCTGGGTGGCGTCGTGTTGACCGTGCGCGCCCTGCTGCTCAACACCCATCTGCGATCGGACGAGCAGACGCCGGCGCGGCGACCGACCGTCGGCCTGACGTCGGAAGGTAAGCGCACGCTCTTGCGGGGCATCCTGCTGCTGATCCTCGGCCACATCCTCAAGGACGTCCTGCCCAGCTTCGTCGATCAGCTGCCGGGGGCGTGACCGGTGGAATGTCTCTGGCACGGTTCCCTGGCCAAGATGCGCGTCGTGCACGACGATCCCGTCTCCTACTTCCTGCGCGACGGCCGGCACGAACCCGGTGAGCGCACCGAGGACCTTCCCCTCAACGCGCTGCTCGGCCGCTCGGTCGAGCTGCGCTTCGACGGTGAGATCCGTTGCGTCGCCTGCGGCCGCGCCCTCAAGAAGACAGTCGGCCAGGGGTTCTGCTTCCCCTGTTCGCAGACGCGCGCCGACGCCGACATCTGCATGGTCAAACCCGAACTCTGCCACTATTTCGAGTCCGACAACCCCTGCCGCGAGGACGGCTTCGCGCAGGCCAAATGCTTCCAGCCGCACGTGCTGTACGTCTCGCTCACCTCGGGCCTCAAGGTCGGCGTCACCCGCCGGGTCAACGTGCCCTCGCGCTGGATCGACCAGGGCGCGGTGCGCGCGGTCCCGCTGGCGGAGATGCCCAGCCGCCGCGAGGTGGGACTCGTCGAGCACGACCTGTCGCGGCGCTTCGACGACCGCACCCACTGGATGCGCATGCTCAAGGAGGAGCATCCCGAGGGGGATCTGGCGGACATGGCCGAGCGGGTGCTGGACGAGCTGGAGGTGATGGGCGTGCCGGAACTGCCCGAGGAGAAGCGCGTCGAGCACGTCTTCCGCTATCCCGTGCTGCTCTACCCGCGGAAGGTCGAGAGCTTCAACCTGGACAAGATGCCGGTCGCGGGCGGCGTCCTGCAGGGAATCAAGGGGCAGTACCTGATCTTCGATGCCGGCGCGATCAACGTGCGCAAGTTCACCGGCTACCGCGTCGCCGTGCACGGGGAGACGCCATGAGATGGGCGAGGACCAGCGCCTCGTCCGCGGGGACCTGGCTGGGGCCGGCGGCCGCGGTCCTGCTGCTGGCGCTGGTCGATCTGGACCCGCAGCGGGCGTCGGTGACGGCCATGGCGGCGATCGCGGCGTGGATGGCCGTGTGGTGGATGACCGAGGCGGTGCCGCTGGCAATCACGGCGCTGCTGCCGGTGGCCCTGTACCCCCTGCTGGGCATCATGTCGAGCAAGGCCATCGCGCCGTTCTACTTCAACAGCATCATCTTCCTCTTTCTGGGCGGCTTCATGGTGGCGCTGGCCATGGAGCGCTGGAGCCTGCACCGGCGCATCGCCCTGCGCATCATCACGGCGGTCGGCGGCGGGCCCAACCGGATCGTGCTCGGCTTCATGAGCGCCGCCGCGTTCCTGTCCATGTGGATCAGCAACACCGCGACGGCCATGATGATGGCCCCCATCGCCCTGGCCGTGATCAAGGGCCTCGGCGAGGAGGGCGATGCGGGCGAGAGGCGCCGCTTCGCCGCGGCCCTGCTGCTGGGCACCGCCTACGGCTGCTCGGTGGGGGGGCTGGCTACCCTGATCGGCACGCCGCCCAATCCGCTGCTGGTCAGCAACCTGCAGCTGCTCTTTCCCGACGCGCCGGAAATCTCCTTCGCCGGCTGGATGGTGATCGGCCTGCCCGTGTCCGCAGTGATGCTGGCCGTGGTGTGGATGCTGCTCTCCGCCATGTTCGGCCTGCGCCGCCTGGCGGGGCTCATCGATCACGGCGTTTTCGCGGCGGAGCGTGTGCAGCTCGGGCCGCCCAGCTTCGAGGAGAAGGTGGTCTTCGCCGACTTCGCCCTGTTGGCGCTGCTGTGGCTGACCCGCACGGGCCTGCGCCTGGGCGAGGTGTCGCTGCCGGGCTGGTCGTCGCTGCTGCCCGACGGCGCCCTGGTCGATGACGGCACCGTGGCCATCGTGATGGCGCTACTGCTGTTCATCGTCCCCAGCCGCGCCCGGCCCGGCGTGCGCCTGATGGACTGGCGCGCCGCCCGCAGGCTGCCCTGGGCCATCGTGCTGCTCTTCGGCGGTGGCTTCGCCCTGGCCAAGGGATTCGTGGACGCGGGCCTGTCCGAATGGCTCGGCGAGCGCATGACCGGCCTGTCGAGCCTGCCGCCCGTGCTGATGGTCCTGGCCGTCTGCCTGATCATGACGTTCCTGACCGAACTGACCAGCAACACGGCCACCACGCAGATGGCGCTGCCGGTGGTGGCGAGCGTGGCGGTGGCGATCCACGTCAACCCCCTGCTGCTGATGGTGCCGGCCACCCTGTCGGCGTCCTGCGCCTTCATGCTGCCGGTGGCCACGCCGCCCAACGCCATCATCTTCGGCACGGAGATGATCGGGATCAGGGAGATGGCGCGCGCCGGCGTGGTGCTGAACCTCGTCGGGGCCCTGATCATAACGGCGGCGATCTATCTGCTCGGCGCGGCCGCGTTCGGAGGGGACATGGGCGCGACGCCCGTCTGGGCGGAGCAGGCGGCGGGCGCGTTGCGATGAGCGAGATGGAGATCGATGGCGTCCTGGACCTGCACATGTTCCGCCCGGAGGATGTGAAGGAGTTGGTGCGCGACTATCTTGACCTCTGTTTGGAACGCGGGAT
Encoded here:
- a CDS encoding DUF2797 domain-containing protein translates to MRVVHDDPVSYFLRDGRHEPGERTEDLPLNALLGRSVELRFDGEIRCVACGRALKKTVGQGFCFPCSQTRADADICMVKPELCHYFESDNPCREDGFAQAKCFQPHVLYVSLTSGLKVGVTRRVNVPSRWIDQGAVRAVPLAEMPSRREVGLVEHDLSRRFDDRTHWMRMLKEEHPEGDLADMAERVLDELEVMGVPELPEEKRVEHVFRYPVLLYPRKVESFNLDKMPVAGGVLQGIKGQYLIFDAGAINVRKFTGYRVAVHGETP
- a CDS encoding SLC13 family permease, producing the protein MRWARTSASSAGTWLGPAAAVLLLALVDLDPQRASVTAMAAIAAWMAVWWMTEAVPLAITALLPVALYPLLGIMSSKAIAPFYFNSIIFLFLGGFMVALAMERWSLHRRIALRIITAVGGGPNRIVLGFMSAAAFLSMWISNTATAMMMAPIALAVIKGLGEEGDAGERRRFAAALLLGTAYGCSVGGLATLIGTPPNPLLVSNLQLLFPDAPEISFAGWMVIGLPVSAVMLAVVWMLLSAMFGLRRLAGLIDHGVFAAERVQLGPPSFEEKVVFADFALLALLWLTRTGLRLGEVSLPGWSSLLPDGALVDDGTVAIVMALLLFIVPSRARPGVRLMDWRAARRLPWAIVLLFGGGFALAKGFVDAGLSEWLGERMTGLSSLPPVLMVLAVCLIMTFLTELTSNTATTQMALPVVASVAVAIHVNPLLLMVPATLSASCAFMLPVATPPNAIIFGTEMIGIREMARAGVVLNLVGALIITAAIYLLGAAAFGGDMGATPVWAEQAAGALR
- a CDS encoding carbonate dehydratase; its protein translation is MNDVFRTLLQPNPAGHLPLVDTTAWLHPTAQLIGKVRVGADVMICANAVLRADETTEDGRVAPVEIGPGSNVQEGAIVHALAGTPVVVGQGVSLAHGCVVHGPCLVSDGCFVGFRAVVFHANLGEGVMVSAGAVVQGVDLPAGVHVPPGAAVTTEEEVAVLRRVTPEERALLDAIAAENQELLTGYRRVFAGG